The DNA sequence CTCCTTGGAAGGCATAGTCCTGGGGTTCATGGCCGATGATGGCGCCAAAGGAGATGGTGTTATGGTTGCCGATGGTGGTGTAGGGGCCGATATAGGCGTGGGCTTGAATTGTACACCCTGACCCGATGCTTGAAGGCCCTTCGATAATGACGCCGGGGCCGATGTTGACCTCCGAGCCCAGTTCAACGTCATCGGCGATTCTTGCCGTGGGATCAATCTTCAAGGGGCTGACCTCCGTCTTTAGCCCGCTGTTCGTGCAGCTCTCGAAATTTATAATATTTCAGGAAATTATAAGTGCTGTAGAGAAAAGCCAGGGTATAGCCGGCCCTGCCTTCCAAAAATCCTTTCTTAAGGGCATAGAGACTTAGAAAGGTGAAAAAAGGCCGCCAGACAAGCTCCCCGAAGTGGGGCTTTTTATCCTGCTTGAGCAGCTCCTGGGCCGCCAGGGTGGAGTAACGGTCCATGCGCAGGACAAAATCGCTGATGGTCCGATAGGTGTAGTGCAGCATCGGTTCCCGCAGGGTCCCCACGGAACCGTTAATCTCTACGCTCTCGTGGACCTCGCGTTCGATAAAACGGCCGTTGGCCTTGCGAAACAAGCGGATGGAATAGTCCGGATACCAGCCCAGATGTCGGATAAAACGTCCGCAGAAATGGTTTCGGCGTGGGACCCGATAGCCATCGGCCGGGCCGTCACCCTTCAAGATCTCCTGAATCTCCCGGCGCAGGGCCGGGGTAATCCTTTCGTCGGCGTCCAGGACAAAAATCCATTCCATTCGGGCCTCATCAATGGCCTGATTCTTGTTTTTGCCAAACCCGTGCCAGGGTACGGAGTAGACCCGGTCGGTAAACTGTTTGGCCCAGAGGACCGTTCGGTCGGTGCTATCGGAATCCAGTACCACGATCTCATTCGCCCAACTCGCCGACTCCAGGCAGTCAACGA is a window from the Desulfobacca acetoxidans DSM 11109 genome containing:
- a CDS encoding glycosyltransferase family 2 protein; the encoded protein is MKSRLSVTVITHNEEANIVDCLESASWANEIVVLDSDSTDRTVLWAKQFTDRVYSVPWHGFGKNKNQAIDEARMEWIFVLDADERITPALRREIQEILKGDGPADGYRVPRRNHFCGRFIRHLGWYPDYSIRLFRKANGRFIEREVHESVEINGSVGTLREPMLHYTYRTISDFVLRMDRYSTLAAQELLKQDKKPHFGELVWRPFFTFLSLYALKKGFLEGRAGYTLAFLYSTYNFLKYYKFRELHEQRAKDGGQPLED